The following proteins are encoded in a genomic region of Brachypodium distachyon strain Bd21 chromosome 1, Brachypodium_distachyon_v3.0, whole genome shotgun sequence:
- the LOC104581551 gene encoding PLASMODESMATA CALLOSE-BINDING PROTEIN 5 isoform X1, whose product MVAASPPLLHLALPLLLFAAHAAVGSAAGAVAVSSGGQLWCVAKNNAEDGALQSAIDWACGPNGGADCRAIQLGGACYEPPDLLAHASYAFNDYFLRSGGAANPASCDFSGAAALIGLNPSHGNCVFPSSASPKNGSFTGTTSYGQNAADLSESSSCQLNLWSLLLCMSISVTILVVLHF is encoded by the exons ATGGTGGCGGCCTCGCCTCCCCTTCTCCACCTtgccctccccctcctcctcttcgccgcCCACGCGGCTGTCGGCAGCGCCGCAGGGGCCGTCGCGGTGAGCAGTGGCGGTCAGCTCTGGTGCGTCGCGAAGAATAACGCCGAGGATGGCGCGCTGCAGTCGGCTATCGACTGGGCTTGCGGCCCCAACGGCGGCGCCGACTGCCGCGCCATCCAGCTGGGCGGCGCCTGCTACGAGCCGCCCGACCTCCTGGCGCACGCGTCCTACGCATTCAAcgactacttcctccgatccggTGGCGCCGCCAACCCCGCCTCCTGCGAtttctccggcgccgccgcgctcatCGGCCTGAACCCCA gtcATGGGAACTGCGTGTTTCCTTCCAG TGCATCCCCCAAAAACGGCAGCTTCACAGGAACAACAAGCTATGGTCAGAACGCTGCAGATTTAAGCGAAAGTTCTTCCTGTCAACTCAACCTGTGGTCATTGCTTTTATGCATGTCTATATCTGTAACAATTTTGGTCGTGTTGCATTTCTGA
- the LOC104581551 gene encoding PLASMODESMATA CALLOSE-BINDING PROTEIN 5 isoform X2, whose translation MVAASPPLLHLALPLLLFAAHAAVGSAAGAVAVSSGGQLWCVAKNNAEDGALQSAIDWACGPNGGADCRAIQLGGACYEPPDLLAHASYAFNDYFLRSGGAANPASCDFSGAAALIGLNPSHGNCVFPSRSVHPPKTAASQEQQAMVRTLQI comes from the exons ATGGTGGCGGCCTCGCCTCCCCTTCTCCACCTtgccctccccctcctcctcttcgccgcCCACGCGGCTGTCGGCAGCGCCGCAGGGGCCGTCGCGGTGAGCAGTGGCGGTCAGCTCTGGTGCGTCGCGAAGAATAACGCCGAGGATGGCGCGCTGCAGTCGGCTATCGACTGGGCTTGCGGCCCCAACGGCGGCGCCGACTGCCGCGCCATCCAGCTGGGCGGCGCCTGCTACGAGCCGCCCGACCTCCTGGCGCACGCGTCCTACGCATTCAAcgactacttcctccgatccggTGGCGCCGCCAACCCCGCCTCCTGCGAtttctccggcgccgccgcgctcatCGGCCTGAACCCCA gtcATGGGAACTGCGTGTTTCCTTCCAGGTCAG TGCATCCCCCAAAAACGGCAGCTTCACAGGAACAACAAGCTATGGTCAGAACGCTGCAGATTTAA